The Methanolacinia petrolearia DSM 11571 genome has a segment encoding these proteins:
- the hisF gene encoding imidazole glycerol phosphate synthase subunit HisF, translating to MVLTKRIIPCLDIKDGRVVKGTNFLGLKDAGDPVELASRYNAQGADEVVFLDITASKEGRGALIDVIRRAADELFLPLTVGGGINTIDDMQNLLRAGADKVSINTGGVKNPDIITKGAEKFGKQCIVAAIDVRRNNEMREGATVIEMPDGSRCWYEVVIYGGSKPTGIDAIQWAKEAESRGAGEILLTSMETDGVKQGFDIPVTSMISSEVKIPVIASGGVGKLEHFYDGFVYGRADACLAASVFHFGEMTVADVKEYLAKKGVAVRL from the coding sequence ATGGTGCTTACAAAGAGAATCATTCCCTGCCTTGATATCAAAGACGGGCGTGTTGTAAAGGGGACGAACTTCCTCGGGCTAAAAGACGCCGGCGATCCCGTAGAACTTGCCTCGAGGTACAACGCGCAGGGGGCTGACGAGGTGGTCTTCCTCGATATAACAGCCTCAAAAGAGGGGAGAGGAGCTCTTATCGACGTAATCCGTCGTGCCGCAGACGAACTCTTCCTGCCCCTTACAGTCGGCGGGGGGATCAATACGATAGACGATATGCAGAATCTTCTCCGTGCCGGGGCGGATAAGGTCTCGATCAACACTGGCGGGGTGAAGAACCCTGATATTATCACGAAAGGTGCGGAAAAATTCGGCAAACAGTGTATTGTAGCTGCAATAGATGTCCGCCGCAATAACGAGATGAGGGAAGGTGCGACCGTAATCGAGATGCCCGACGGAAGCAGGTGCTGGTATGAGGTCGTTATTTACGGCGGGAGCAAACCGACCGGAATAGATGCGATACAGTGGGCGAAGGAGGCCGAAAGCCGCGGTGCAGGCGAGATTCTCTTAACCAGCATGGAAACCGACGGCGTGAAGCAGGGATTCGATATTCCGGTAACATCCATGATCTCATCAGAGGTGAAGATCCCTGTAATCGCATCGGGCGGCGTAGGAAAGCTTGAGCATTTTTACGACGGCTTCGTCTACGGGAGAGCGGATGCATGCCTTGCGGCATCCGTCTTCCACTTCGGGGAGATGACCGTTGCCGATGTAAAGGAATACCTTGCGAAGAAAGGGGTTGCCGTAAGATTGTAG
- a CDS encoding 4Fe-4S double cluster binding domain-containing protein: MSDLKRVTTRITEELDNFIGGCDAAIWGYCDLSGITNRPFPELRNGISMGIKLNPKIVLSLKEGPGEEYTREYDEVNSRLAVLAGKVSEFIKDLGYDAGFIPPTQSLNDPERLFADFPHKTAATLSGLGWIGKNALLVTKKYGSALRIITVFTDAPFTTGEPVIKSYCGDCRSCMDLCPPGAVRGVKWSQGMSREKLLDTRRCFEYSRKMGYEAGPGHGVCGRCIVVCPWTEKYLKREGVL; this comes from the coding sequence ATGAGCGATTTGAAAAGAGTGACTACGCGAATTACAGAAGAGCTTGACAATTTCATTGGCGGGTGCGATGCCGCAATATGGGGCTACTGCGACCTTTCGGGCATTACAAACCGTCCTTTCCCGGAACTCAGGAACGGGATATCGATGGGGATAAAACTGAACCCTAAAATAGTCCTATCCCTGAAGGAAGGCCCGGGAGAGGAATACACCCGCGAATATGACGAGGTCAACAGCCGGCTGGCGGTGCTTGCCGGGAAAGTCTCGGAATTTATCAAAGATCTGGGATACGACGCCGGTTTCATACCCCCTACACAAAGTCTCAACGACCCGGAGAGACTATTCGCAGACTTCCCGCACAAGACTGCTGCAACCTTGTCAGGTCTCGGATGGATCGGGAAGAACGCACTTCTGGTTACAAAAAAATACGGGTCTGCACTTAGGATCATCACGGTATTTACCGATGCCCCGTTTACTACAGGAGAACCCGTCATAAAATCCTACTGCGGGGATTGCAGAAGTTGCATGGATCTCTGTCCTCCGGGAGCTGTACGGGGTGTAAAGTGGTCGCAGGGAATGTCGAGGGAGAAGCTTCTCGATACACGCAGGTGCTTTGAATACAGCAGAAAAATGGGATATGAAGCCGGCCCGGGACATGGAGTATGCGGGAGATGCATCGTAGTCTGCCCGTGGACTGAAAAATACCTGAAAAGGGAAGGCGTCCTGTAA
- the pheT gene encoding phenylalanine--tRNA ligase subunit beta, whose protein sequence is MPVIKLPYKYLVRLTGAERDTIVDRLPMMGSDVERIEEDQIDVEFFPNRPDLFSVEGVARSMRGFLGIETGLPEYNVEPGNTEFSVDPKLADIRPYLGSAIIRDIKFDDESIECLMGLQESLHWAVGRGRAKVAIGVHDLDKVKAPFSYIASPRDRKFVPLDFDRDMTMEQMLKEHPKGIDYAHLVEEKPLFPLIVDADDNVLSFPPIINGELTRVTKDTKNILLDCTGTDERAVMTAVKIICTAMAEAGGRIETVNVNGTSMPDLSPSERRVDVDECNKLLGLSLTPAEMAELLEKMRFGAVPDGKSHVKVTVPCYRSDILHDWDIYEDVAIAYGYENVPAELPPTFTIGKESPVQRKLGTIREIMAGLGYMEIMPFTLSNEKVLYDNMQRERKTEALSLMHPISEDHTLVRTDILPLLMETLKLNQHRELPQRLFAAGDVVENVQTFQKAAAVIMHTEADFTEIYSAADVLLRELDLEYTVEDSSDPAYIKGRCGDIYVDGKKIGSFGEIHPQVILNFDMDQPIAGLEIDLRVLR, encoded by the coding sequence ATGCCGGTCATAAAACTCCCATACAAATACCTGGTAAGACTCACCGGAGCTGAACGCGATACGATCGTCGACAGGCTCCCGATGATGGGATCGGATGTGGAGAGGATCGAGGAGGACCAGATCGATGTCGAGTTCTTCCCAAACAGGCCGGACCTGTTCTCGGTTGAGGGTGTCGCAAGATCGATGAGGGGATTCCTCGGGATCGAGACCGGACTCCCCGAATACAATGTCGAACCGGGCAACACAGAGTTCTCCGTCGACCCGAAGCTTGCAGATATCAGGCCGTATCTCGGGTCGGCAATAATCAGGGATATAAAATTTGACGACGAGTCGATCGAATGCCTGATGGGACTCCAGGAATCCCTCCATTGGGCGGTAGGAAGAGGACGAGCGAAGGTCGCGATAGGCGTACACGACCTCGACAAGGTCAAGGCACCGTTCAGCTACATCGCCTCGCCCCGCGACAGGAAGTTCGTCCCCCTCGATTTCGACCGTGATATGACTATGGAGCAGATGCTGAAGGAGCACCCGAAAGGTATCGACTATGCTCATCTCGTAGAGGAAAAGCCCCTCTTCCCGCTGATCGTAGACGCGGACGACAATGTCCTCTCCTTCCCGCCGATCATTAACGGGGAGCTTACGAGGGTTACAAAAGATACGAAGAACATCCTGCTCGACTGCACCGGGACCGACGAGAGAGCGGTCATGACCGCAGTTAAGATCATCTGCACTGCAATGGCGGAGGCGGGCGGAAGGATCGAGACGGTGAATGTCAACGGAACATCTATGCCGGATCTTTCGCCGTCTGAGAGAAGGGTCGACGTCGATGAATGCAACAAACTTCTGGGCCTTTCCCTTACTCCGGCGGAGATGGCGGAACTTCTGGAGAAAATGAGGTTCGGAGCCGTTCCAGACGGGAAATCGCACGTGAAGGTCACCGTCCCGTGCTACAGGTCGGACATCCTGCACGACTGGGACATCTACGAGGATGTGGCGATCGCATACGGGTACGAGAACGTCCCGGCAGAACTTCCCCCTACATTCACGATAGGAAAAGAGAGTCCCGTCCAGAGAAAACTCGGGACGATCAGGGAGATCATGGCAGGACTCGGCTACATGGAGATCATGCCGTTCACGCTCTCGAACGAGAAGGTTCTCTACGACAACATGCAGAGGGAGAGAAAAACAGAGGCTCTTTCATTGATGCATCCCATATCGGAGGACCATACCCTTGTGAGAACCGACATCCTCCCGCTCCTTATGGAGACCCTGAAGCTGAACCAGCACAGGGAGCTTCCGCAGAGGCTCTTTGCGGCTGGCGACGTCGTGGAAAATGTTCAAACATTCCAGAAGGCTGCAGCAGTAATTATGCATACCGAGGCTGATTTCACTGAGATCTATTCGGCGGCCGACGTCCTCCTAAGGGAACTCGACCTTGAATATACAGTTGAAGACTCGTCCGATCCCGCATATATCAAGGGAAGATGCGGCGACATCTATGTCGACGGAAAGAAGATCGGCTCGTTCGGAGAGATCCACCCCCAGGTCATACTGAACTTCGACATGGACCAGCCTATAGCCGGTCTTGAGATCGACCTGAGAGTTCTCCGGTAA
- a CDS encoding IS5 family transposase, with amino-acid sequence MGFLQGPKKKYTQHQLLTLIILKEKIGKDYRDFIELLPNLTTITDILQLEQIPHYTTLQKFLSRIPSLTFRIILKNVIRRLHQKGNQIRITSIDSTGFTSSYASYYYSKRINKTRKSFIKASIAVDSDKLIIMGWKFSKVPVHDSQHAKSLINQVSRITKTDCFTMDKGYDSEKIHQYIRDVIGAESIIPVRKWNGKIYSGKYRKEMIENFNQEKYGQRNMVETVFSVIKRKYKENVRSRKYFNQIKEIKIRMLIHNMTL; translated from the coding sequence ATAGGTTTTCTACAGGGCCCAAAAAAGAAATATACTCAGCACCAACTTCTAACATTAATCATATTAAAAGAAAAGATAGGTAAAGATTATCGAGATTTTATAGAATTACTCCCTAATTTAACAACGATTACCGATATTCTTCAATTAGAACAAATACCTCATTATACAACTCTTCAAAAATTTCTTTCAAGAATTCCTTCACTCACATTTCGTATAATCCTAAAAAATGTGATTAGAAGATTACACCAGAAGGGTAATCAAATCAGGATTACATCGATAGATTCTACTGGATTTACCAGTTCATATGCAAGTTATTACTATTCAAAAAGAATCAATAAAACTCGTAAAAGTTTTATTAAGGCTTCAATTGCTGTTGATTCTGATAAATTAATTATTATGGGATGGAAATTTTCGAAGGTACCGGTACATGACTCTCAACATGCAAAATCTCTCATTAACCAAGTCAGCAGAATAACAAAAACTGATTGCTTCACGATGGATAAAGGATATGATTCTGAAAAGATTCATCAATATATCAGAGATGTTATTGGAGCTGAATCAATAATTCCTGTTAGGAAATGGAATGGAAAAATCTACTCTGGAAAGTACAGGAAGGAAATGATTGAGAATTTCAATCAGGAAAAATACGGGCAGAGAAATATGGTGGAGACTGTATTTTCAGTAATTAAAAGGAAATACAAAGAGAATGTCAGATCGAGGAAATATTTCAACCAGATAAAAGAGATCAAAATCAGAATGCTAATCCACAATATGACTCTCTAA
- a CDS encoding ornithine cyclodeaminase family protein — protein sequence MRYYPNPAENLDLRAVNNAIGEAFAEHGRGNVQMPPKDYVFFEKGDFRTMPGYIPSLGIAGVKVVNVHPDNRKEGLPTVMAVIVIIEPETGYPEAILNGTKLTDLRTAAAGAVAAKYLSPSGKVSLGVFGSGRQAQTQVAATALELEVDEIRVWSRNESHAESFCSLFPDHECHPADPEDVCGCDVIVTATPSREPIVKDEWISEGTHINAIGADAPGKEELDPAILNRATVIVDDPRQAVHSGEINVPIKKGLFSEDKIAGTLGEYVLGKKKRISNKEITVFDSTGLAIQDLAISRIAMENAEWIELEFS from the coding sequence ATGAGATACTACCCCAATCCTGCCGAAAATCTCGACCTGAGGGCCGTAAACAATGCAATCGGGGAGGCATTCGCAGAACACGGAAGAGGAAACGTCCAGATGCCTCCTAAGGACTATGTATTCTTTGAAAAGGGGGATTTCCGGACTATGCCGGGATACATCCCCTCCCTCGGCATTGCAGGAGTAAAGGTAGTAAACGTCCACCCGGACAACAGGAAGGAGGGGCTCCCGACTGTTATGGCAGTCATCGTGATAATCGAACCCGAAACAGGATACCCGGAGGCGATCCTCAACGGAACAAAACTCACCGATCTCAGGACGGCTGCGGCCGGTGCAGTCGCGGCAAAATATCTCTCGCCTTCCGGGAAAGTATCGCTTGGCGTCTTCGGTAGCGGAAGGCAGGCGCAGACGCAGGTAGCAGCAACCGCCCTGGAGCTCGAGGTGGACGAGATCCGGGTGTGGAGCAGGAATGAATCTCATGCCGAGTCCTTCTGCAGTCTCTTTCCCGATCATGAGTGCCATCCCGCTGACCCGGAAGACGTATGCGGGTGTGACGTCATCGTCACCGCCACCCCGTCACGCGAGCCGATCGTAAAGGATGAGTGGATCTCCGAAGGAACGCATATCAACGCAATCGGTGCCGATGCTCCGGGAAAAGAGGAGCTCGACCCGGCCATACTGAACAGAGCCACCGTTATCGTCGACGACCCGAGGCAGGCCGTACATTCGGGTGAGATAAATGTCCCGATAAAAAAAGGGCTGTTCAGCGAGGACAAAATTGCAGGAACCCTGGGGGAGTATGTTCTCGGAAAAAAGAAGAGAATCTCAAATAAAGAGATTACAGTATTCGACTCCACCGGCCTTGCGATCCAGGATCTTGCTATATCAAGAATCGCGATGGAGAATGCAGAATGGATTGAACTTGAATTCAGTTGA
- a CDS encoding deoxyribonuclease IV, whose amino-acid sequence MSVKVGCHVSIAGSIDQAVDRAKTIGCDTFQVFTGNPRGWNVKPLEEAAAKLFREKVAASGISPVIAHMPYLPNPASPKDELYEKSCGVLLRELQRCYTLGIPYLVTHPGSHLGSGREGGIERIAGAIDSALGKDTGSTCILVENTSGSKNSIGGTLEDISDILDAVSGTGKKRTGVCFDTCHAYAAGYDLSKKSGLDDLLDKFESLIGLKRLKVIHLNDSKGVVGGHLDRHEHIGLGDIGEGGMRNILTDKRLHHLPFICETPVNATRDDKGNLVKVRELST is encoded by the coding sequence ATGAGCGTAAAAGTGGGCTGTCATGTTTCAATCGCCGGATCGATCGATCAGGCCGTGGACCGTGCGAAGACGATCGGGTGCGACACCTTCCAGGTGTTCACAGGAAACCCGAGGGGATGGAATGTCAAACCTCTCGAAGAGGCTGCGGCCAAATTATTCAGGGAGAAAGTGGCTGCATCGGGCATCTCTCCGGTCATTGCTCATATGCCTTATCTCCCGAATCCCGCATCGCCGAAGGATGAGCTGTACGAAAAGTCCTGCGGAGTACTCCTCCGTGAACTTCAGAGATGCTATACTCTCGGAATACCATACCTTGTTACTCATCCCGGAAGCCATTTAGGGAGCGGAAGAGAGGGAGGAATCGAAAGAATCGCGGGAGCGATCGATTCGGCACTAGGGAAGGATACGGGAAGCACCTGCATACTTGTCGAGAATACGAGCGGATCGAAGAATTCCATCGGCGGAACTCTTGAGGATATTAGCGACATTCTGGATGCTGTGTCCGGCACCGGGAAGAAAAGAACTGGCGTCTGCTTCGACACCTGCCATGCATACGCGGCAGGATACGATCTCTCTAAAAAATCAGGACTCGACGATCTGCTCGATAAATTCGAGTCGTTGATCGGCCTCAAAAGACTGAAGGTCATCCATCTCAACGACTCGAAGGGAGTCGTCGGAGGGCATCTCGACCGCCACGAGCATATCGGCCTCGGGGACATCGGCGAGGGAGGAATGAGAAACATACTTACAGACAAAAGACTCCACCATCTCCCGTTCATCTGCGAGACGCCCGTAAATGCGACACGCGACGATAAAGGCAACCTTGTGAAGGTCAGGGAGCTATCGACCTGA
- the pheS gene encoding phenylalanine--tRNA ligase subunit alpha, producing the protein MELTYNEKRLLAVLKPLKDAEEARSKAVEPIRETLKGIGDGRSARINPLKDTLKVLEETRNIAFLPIKKAIELLENTTEGTLGPMHTPDAAYLARIMDSTEEAVVQYANLLQDRGLAIVEKKSVVTYRLTEEGEEYRKSGLPERNLIDSFDTEIPMGELQKHPQSRLGIGWLRKKGWVDIKDGIVTKKGEAAEGVDESALKNPVPSQPGIQDLLKRKLAEEIESVSYIISITPKGENLVESGLDLRQEVMTLTSEQIRTGEWKNLRLRKYSTKTPKRVYAGKNHPYQQLIDDMRQILFEMGFTEMNGGIVESSFWNFDVLFQPQDHPAREMQDTFFLDLEEELPAGYEKIRDMHISGGDTTSTGWGGEWKEKKAMQCVLRTHTTSLSIQYLKDHPEPPVKAFCIGRVYRREAIDATHTPEFEQLEGIVMDKDVNLRHLMGFLKEFYQKMGFENVRFRPGYFPYTEPSIEPEVWVDGLGWVELGGSGIFREEVTAPWGIKYPVLAWGLGASRVAMLKMGLKDLRQLYRSDVDWVRNEPIARSRRY; encoded by the coding sequence ATGGAACTTACATACAATGAAAAGAGGCTTCTTGCGGTTTTAAAGCCGCTCAAGGATGCAGAAGAGGCTAGATCGAAGGCTGTCGAACCGATCAGGGAGACTCTGAAAGGAATCGGGGACGGCCGTTCGGCCAGAATAAATCCCCTCAAGGATACCCTGAAGGTTCTTGAAGAGACCAGAAACATCGCATTCCTCCCGATAAAAAAGGCAATAGAGCTTCTTGAAAATACGACCGAAGGAACTCTCGGCCCGATGCATACGCCGGATGCGGCATATCTTGCAAGGATAATGGACTCAACCGAAGAGGCGGTCGTCCAGTATGCCAACCTCCTCCAGGACCGCGGCCTTGCAATAGTCGAAAAGAAGAGCGTCGTCACATACAGGCTCACCGAGGAGGGCGAGGAGTACAGAAAGAGCGGCCTTCCGGAGAGGAACCTGATCGACTCCTTCGATACGGAGATCCCCATGGGGGAGCTCCAGAAGCACCCCCAGTCGAGGCTCGGAATTGGCTGGCTCAGGAAGAAAGGCTGGGTCGATATCAAAGACGGCATCGTAACAAAAAAAGGTGAAGCAGCGGAAGGAGTCGATGAGTCGGCTCTTAAAAATCCCGTCCCAAGCCAGCCCGGCATCCAGGATCTCCTGAAGAGAAAACTGGCTGAAGAGATCGAGAGTGTCTCATATATCATCTCGATAACACCCAAGGGCGAGAATCTCGTCGAATCCGGCCTCGACCTGAGACAGGAGGTAATGACGCTCACCTCCGAACAGATACGAACCGGCGAGTGGAAGAACCTCAGGCTGAGAAAATACAGCACAAAGACCCCGAAGAGAGTCTACGCGGGAAAGAATCACCCCTACCAGCAGCTCATCGACGATATGCGCCAGATCCTCTTCGAGATGGGCTTCACCGAGATGAACGGCGGGATCGTCGAGAGTTCGTTCTGGAACTTCGACGTCCTCTTCCAGCCGCAGGATCACCCGGCAAGGGAGATGCAGGACACGTTCTTCCTCGATCTCGAAGAGGAACTCCCTGCTGGTTACGAAAAGATCAGGGACATGCACATCTCCGGCGGAGACACCACCTCGACAGGCTGGGGAGGCGAATGGAAGGAGAAGAAGGCGATGCAGTGTGTCCTGAGAACCCACACCACCAGCCTTTCGATCCAATATCTCAAGGATCATCCCGAGCCGCCGGTAAAGGCGTTCTGCATAGGCAGGGTATACAGGCGGGAGGCGATCGATGCGACTCATACCCCCGAGTTCGAGCAGCTCGAAGGAATCGTGATGGACAAGGACGTAAACCTCCGACACCTGATGGGATTCCTCAAGGAATTCTACCAGAAGATGGGATTCGAGAACGTCCGCTTCAGGCCGGGGTACTTCCCTTACACCGAACCCTCGATCGAGCCCGAAGTATGGGTCGACGGTCTCGGCTGGGTGGAGCTCGGCGGATCGGGCATATTCAGGGAGGAGGTAACCGCACCCTGGGGAATAAAATACCCGGTCCTTGCATGGGGCCTTGGTGCATCAAGGGTTGCGATGCTCAAGATGGGGCTGAAGGATCTCCGCCAGCTCTACAGGAGCGATGTCGACTGGGTGAGAAACGAACCGATAGCAAGGAGCAGGAGGTACTAG
- the endA gene encoding tRNA-intron lyase — protein sequence MKASFDGEWVCPGEDGTALYENSGYGRPDGNRLKLFPEEALYLAGKGKLTVDKLDFDALAMKFSEKPGFMRRFLVYRDIRERGLVIQTGPQDFRVFRRGEKPGKGRSQYLIRVLSERDFVDFEAIAADSHSAANMRKQFVVAVVDDENEITYYEIKTNDLPKGESCDEIKKVKGRLTGNSVFVMPREGKNFLPEGAMFGTWFDENRLVLSPLETLYLLDKGLLEIEGGKEEEFRERLEEEDPELLFKMNVYESLRDSCYIPRTAYKFGHHFRVYNERSSHSAMLVHAIPGGSGMPMSRVSRSVRLAHSVRKKMLFACVKQKNIEYIEFARIKL from the coding sequence GTGAAGGCTTCTTTTGACGGAGAATGGGTATGCCCCGGGGAAGACGGGACTGCCCTGTATGAAAACAGCGGTTACGGCAGGCCGGACGGAAACAGGCTGAAACTGTTTCCCGAGGAGGCCCTCTACCTCGCCGGAAAAGGCAAACTTACGGTCGATAAGCTCGACTTCGATGCACTCGCAATGAAGTTCTCGGAAAAGCCCGGGTTCATGCGGAGATTCCTGGTGTACAGGGACATACGCGAGAGGGGCCTCGTCATCCAGACAGGACCTCAGGACTTCAGGGTATTCCGGAGAGGCGAGAAGCCGGGGAAGGGAAGATCCCAGTACCTCATAAGAGTGCTCTCGGAGCGGGACTTCGTAGATTTCGAAGCGATTGCCGCCGACTCCCATTCTGCGGCAAACATGCGGAAACAGTTCGTAGTCGCTGTCGTAGACGACGAGAACGAGATCACGTATTATGAGATAAAGACCAACGACCTCCCCAAAGGAGAAAGCTGCGACGAGATAAAAAAAGTAAAAGGGAGGCTCACCGGGAATTCGGTCTTTGTCATGCCGAGGGAAGGAAAGAATTTTCTTCCCGAAGGGGCGATGTTCGGAACATGGTTTGACGAAAACCGCCTGGTTCTTTCGCCTCTCGAAACGCTCTATCTTCTCGACAAGGGCCTGCTGGAGATCGAAGGCGGAAAAGAAGAAGAGTTCAGGGAGAGACTTGAAGAAGAGGACCCCGAACTTCTGTTCAAGATGAACGTTTACGAGAGCCTCCGTGACTCATGCTACATACCGAGAACCGCCTATAAATTCGGCCATCACTTCAGGGTGTACAACGAGAGATCCAGCCATTCGGCAATGCTCGTCCACGCGATTCCCGGCGGATCCGGGATGCCGATGAGCAGGGTGTCGAGGTCGGTCAGGCTCGCCCACAGCGTCAGGAAGAAGATGCTTTTTGCATGTGTAAAGCAGAAGAATATAGAGTACATCGAATTTGCAAGAATAAAACTGTAA
- a CDS encoding tryptophan--tRNA ligase, protein MQSEINPWSSNQDIETNKLFSEFGIEPIEPLLDKIKNPPAFLRRNIVIGQRDYGRVVDAMAKNEKFFVMTGFMPSGHPHLGHLMVMKEVAWHVQQGGIGSVAIADREAHAVRDISWEKCREYGKEYLKCLYALGFEGRTYYQSRNNDLKDLAFESATRINFSDLQAIYGFSQDTALAKAMSVAMQVGDILFPQADDEPAPTVVPVGLDQDPHIRLTRDVSYKLRMFLVEERCEGGRQYISIRSKNASPAAMEDLASEFPGAKVYEGHIDISGGNLEEIREIVRNVEIRNGGYGFISPSATYHTFLQGLQGGKMSSSVPESLFGFYEDEKSVKKKIMGALTGGRMTLEEQKKLGGEPEKCSIYLLNRFHMLENDVELKEMCRECKAGELMCGTCKKETFERVKEFLSDFREKMDECEHKVEE, encoded by the coding sequence ATGCAGTCCGAAATCAACCCGTGGTCAAGCAATCAGGATATCGAGACGAACAAGCTCTTCAGCGAGTTCGGGATCGAACCTATCGAACCGCTTCTTGACAAGATCAAAAACCCGCCGGCGTTCCTCAGGAGAAATATCGTAATCGGCCAGAGGGATTACGGCCGTGTTGTCGATGCGATGGCGAAGAACGAGAAATTCTTCGTCATGACAGGATTTATGCCGTCCGGCCACCCTCATCTCGGCCACCTGATGGTTATGAAGGAAGTTGCATGGCATGTTCAGCAGGGCGGTATCGGTTCCGTAGCTATAGCAGACCGCGAAGCACATGCTGTAAGGGATATCTCGTGGGAGAAGTGCCGCGAATACGGGAAAGAATATCTCAAGTGCCTGTATGCTCTCGGATTTGAGGGAAGAACATACTACCAGAGCAGAAACAACGATCTAAAAGATCTCGCCTTCGAATCGGCGACAAGGATCAACTTCTCTGACCTGCAGGCAATATACGGGTTTTCGCAGGATACAGCTCTTGCAAAGGCGATGAGTGTCGCGATGCAGGTAGGAGATATACTCTTCCCGCAGGCCGACGACGAACCCGCACCGACAGTTGTCCCCGTGGGGCTCGATCAGGACCCGCACATCCGGCTGACAAGGGATGTTTCGTACAAGCTCAGGATGTTCCTCGTCGAAGAGAGATGTGAAGGCGGCAGGCAATATATCAGTATCAGGTCGAAGAACGCATCCCCTGCCGCGATGGAGGATCTTGCATCCGAATTCCCGGGTGCAAAGGTCTACGAAGGACATATAGATATCAGCGGCGGAAATCTCGAGGAGATCCGGGAGATCGTCAGGAATGTAGAGATAAGAAACGGCGGGTACGGGTTCATCTCGCCCTCGGCTACATACCACACATTCCTCCAGGGACTTCAGGGCGGAAAAATGTCGAGCAGTGTCCCTGAGAGCCTGTTCGGTTTCTACGAGGACGAAAAATCGGTGAAGAAGAAGATCATGGGCGCCCTCACCGGCGGAAGGATGACACTCGAGGAGCAGAAGAAGCTCGGCGGCGAACCGGAGAAATGCTCGATCTATCTCCTAAACCGCTTCCACATGCTTGAGAACGACGTTGAGCTGAAGGAGATGTGCCGTGAATGCAAGGCGGGAGAACTCATGTGCGGTACATGCAAGAAGGAGACCTTCGAGAGGGTGAAGGAGTTCCTCTCCGACTTCAGGGAGAAGATGGACGAGTGCGAGCACAAGGTGGAGGAATAA
- a CDS encoding IS5 family transposase, producing the protein MSENRYINLVETSLEVIRNSHVPLRSSKYSNKKYTQHQLLTLIILKEEIRMNYRDFSELLHILTPIREILRLKDIPHFTTIQKFLSRIPALTFRIILKKVIRNIHQKGEIIRITSIDSTGFTSSYASHYYSKRINKTRKSFIKASIAVDSDKLIVLGWKFSKVPVHDSQHAKSLMNQVIRITKSECFTMDKGYDSEKIHQYIREIIGAESVIPVRKWDGKIYSGKYRREMIENFNQQKYGQRNMVETVFSVIKRRYGENVRSRKYYNQLKEIKIRMVLHNMTL; encoded by the coding sequence ATGTCTGAGAACAGGTACATCAATCTTGTGGAAACTTCTCTGGAGGTAATCAGAAATTCTCATGTGCCATTACGCTCTTCAAAATATTCCAATAAAAAATATACTCAGCATCAACTTCTGACTTTAATTATTCTCAAAGAAGAAATCAGGATGAATTATCGTGATTTTTCAGAATTATTACATATATTAACTCCAATTCGTGAAATCCTTAGGTTAAAAGATATACCTCATTTTACAACTATTCAGAAATTTCTATCAAGAATTCCGGCACTCACATTTCGCATAATCCTGAAAAAAGTAATTAGAAATATTCATCAGAAAGGAGAAATTATCAGGATTACATCAATAGATTCTACTGGATTTACCAGTTCATATGCAAGTCATTACTATTCAAAAAGAATCAATAAAACTCGTAAAAGTTTTATTAAGGCTTCTATTGCTGTTGATTCTGATAAATTAATTGTATTAGGATGGAAGTTTTCAAAGGTACCGGTACATGACTCTCAACATGCAAAATCACTCATGAATCAGGTTATAAGAATAACAAAGTCAGAATGCTTCACGATGGATAAAGGATATGATTCTGAAAAGATCCATCAGTATATCAGAGAGATTATTGGAGCTGAATCTGTAATTCCGGTTAGGAAATGGGATGGAAAAATCTATTCTGGAAAATATAGGAGAGAAATGATTGAGAATTTCAATCAGCAAAAATATGGACAAAGAAATATGGTGGAAACGGTTTTTTCTGTGATTAAAAGAAGATATGGGGAGAATGTCAGGTCGAGAAAATATTACAACCAGTTAAAAGAAATCAAAATCAGAATGGTTCTCCATAACATGACTCTCTAA